The following nucleotide sequence is from Luteolibacter sp. Y139.
CGCGGAGCAGGGCGAGGCGGTCATCGGCATCCCCGCGGAGTTCGCGTGGCTCGGCGCCGAGGGCCTGCAAGACTTCTTCCGAGAGACTCTCGAAGCGGCGCGCGCGGATGGCTTCCAGTGCCTTGAAGCGGGCGATGGTTTTTACCCAGGCCGGGAAGCTGGTGCCGATTTCGAAACTGGAGGCCTTGCGGGTGACGGTGAGGAAAGTCTCCTGCATGACGTCATCTGCGGCCGAGAAATCCGGGATCATGGCGAGGATGTAGCCGCGCACCGCAGGCTGATACTGCAGGAAAAGGCCCTGCACCTTGGCGGTGTGGGCTTCCTCGGGAGTGAGTGGGTCCTCGTGCATTGCGGGCATCGGTTCCTGTCAGGGGTAGAATGATCCGGGGCGGAGAAAACTTAGCAAGAGGGAGAATTTTCAAATCCGCTGCTAAGTCCGGGCGGGGAGCGGGCATTCATCCGTGATCGTTCGCCGGCAGAACCCACCGGGGGCGAGGCAAAAACCCACAATCATCCCGCGTGATGCGCGGCTCCTGCCATTCCCAACCCGAAGCCACTGGAGGCGCGTCCCGCCCTCCTCCCAGATTTCTCATGCAGCTTGTTTCACCCATCCGTTCCGCCATTTTCCTGGTTCTTTCGCTTTGTGCCGCATCGGTATCTGCGCATCCCGAGGACTTCGATGTGGTGGTGTATGGCGGCACGTCCGGCGGCATCACCGCTGCGGTGGCGGCGGCGAAGATGGGGAAGAAAGTCGCGCTGGTGTCTCCCACCGTCCAGCTCGGTGGGCTCACCACCAGCGGCCTGGGATGGACGGATCTGGGAAGAAACCAGGGAACAAAAATCGTCGGCGGGCTCAGCAAGGATTTCTACCACCGCGTCTATCTTCACTACGCCGCGCAGCCGAACTGGAACACGGTCAAGTCGATGGCCGGGCAGCATACCTCCGGCTTCGACCAGACCAACCAGCTTGGGTATATCTTCGAGCCCAAGGTCGCCACGAAGATCTATGATGAGATGCTTGGCGAGACGACGGTGGAGGTTTTCACCGGCCTGCTCGATCTCGACGATGGCGTGGCTATGACCGGCCAGCGGATCACCTCCATCAAGCTTGAGGATGGTCGCGTCTTCGTGGCGAAGATGTTCATCGATGCGAGCTATGAGGGCGATGTGATGGCGGGAGCGGGTGTCAGCTTTACCGTCGGCCGCGAGGCGAGTTCGGTCTACGGGGAATCGATCAACGGAGTGCAGAACCCGGTGACCAACGAGGTCGTGGCAGGTGTCGATCCGTACAAGGTGAAGGGAAATCCGGCGAGCGGCTTGCTGCCCGGTATCAACGCCAGTGTAGCCCCGAACGGCACCGGCGATGGAGCGCTCCAGGCATTCTGCTACCGGCTGTGCCTTACCAACAATGCGGCGAATCGCGTGATGGTGGCGAAGCCTGCGGGCTACAAGGATGAGGATTTCGAATTGGTGCTGCGTGCGGTCGAGGCGGGGCAGACGCAGTTCCTGAAGATGGACGCGATGCCGAATGCGAAGACCGATTCCAACAACAAGGGCGGCGTTTCCCTCGACTACATCGGCAGGAATTGGGGGCTGGGATGGGATTGGTCCACGCTCAATCACCAGCAGAGAGCAGCACTGGCCGCGGAGCACGCCTATTGGCATCTCGGCCTGCTTTGGACGATCCAGAATCACCCGCGTGTACTGGCGAAAGTGGGCGCAAGCGGTCTCTATTCCGGCTGGGGACTGCCGCTGGACGAGTTCACGGATACCGGCCATTTCCCGCCGCAGCTCTATGTGCGCGAGGCGCGTCGAATGGTCTCGGACTACGTGATGACCACGAAGAACTGCGCGGGTACGATCGTCGCGCCGGATTCCGTGGGCATGGGCGCCTATACCATGGACTCCCACCATATCCAGCGCTTCAACGACAACGGCTCGGTGAAGAACGAGGGTGGTGTAGGCGAGGAGGTTCCCGCGCCCTATCCGATTTCCTATCGCTCGCTGATCCCGAAGGTGGGCCAGTGCGAAAACCTGCTGGTTCCCTGGTGTCTCTCTGCTTCGCATGCGGCCTTCGCCTCGGCCCGGATGGAGCCCGTCTTCATGGCGATGGGAGAGTCCTCGGCCGTGGCCGCCGCACTGGCGATCAATGATGGCACCAGCGTCCAACAGGTTCCCTACGCGAAGCTGGCGTCGGTGCTGAGGGTGAAAGGCCAGGTGCTCACCCAGTCCGCGGCCTCCGGCATTGTCGTCGATTCCGAGGATGCCACCGGCGTCACCATCACCGGAGCATGGACCGCGTCAACCGGAACCGCCGGCTTCAACGGAGCCAGCTACCTTCACGATGGCAATGAGGGGCAGGGACAGAAATCCGTCCGTTTCACTCCCGTGATCCCTACCACCGGGAACTATCGTGTCTCGCTCCGTTGGAGCGCCCATGCCAACCGGGCCACCAATGTTCCGATCACCATCACCCGTGCCGGCGGCACCAGCAGCGCGACGGTGAACCAGCAGCAGAACGGCGGCACGTGGTTCGATCTCGGCGTCTTCAACTTCACCGCGGGAACCACCGGCAACCTGCTTCTAACAAACACGGGCACCAATGGATACGTCGTCGCCGACGCCGCGATGTGGACGCCGGTCGGCGCGCTGACCACAGTCCAGATCTTCTCTCCCGTCCCCGGCACCACCCGCGGCGATAGCGTGCCGGGGTCCGTCGTATTCAGCCGTGATGGCGACATTGCTTCCGCGCTGCAGGTTTTCTATCAGATGTCGGGAAGTGCTGGCGCTTCCGGCTTTTCGCCGCAGCCCACTGGAGCCGTCGTCATACCGGCGGGCAGGCGTGAATTCGAACTGCCGCTCGCCGCTGTTTCCTCCGCCATTCCGCAAGGCGAGAAGACTCTCGTCCTCCAGTTGTCCCCCAGCGCCGCCTATTCGCTGGCTGGAACCACTTCCGTCACGATCACCGTGCGCGACACGGCCTTCGACTCCTGGCGCTTCGACCACTTCAATCCAACGCAGCTCGGCAACCCGGCCATCTCCGGCCCGTTCGCAGATCCGGATGGCAGCGGCGTGGTCAATCTCCTCCGGTTTTTCAGCGGCACCGGGAAGATGCCCCGCACTTCCCTGCTGGCGCAGGGAGATCTCCTCTACTTCCAGTTCGACCGCGCCCGCGCCGCAGCCGGTCTCGAGTATGTCGTCGAGGAATCCAGTGACATGTCCCACTGGAGCGAGTCGCCGCGGTTGCCCCTGCACGCCCCGGTTGAGGATCACGGCCAGATCCAGCAGATCCGGATTCCCGTCCGCTCCTCCACTCCGCTGGCCGATGGAACGAGATTTTTCCGACTCAACGTCACTCCCTAACCGTTTCCCGATTCACTCCCCAACCCAAGACCCATGAGACCCAAAACAACTCCACTTCTTGCCTTGTTTGTTCTAACTGCCAGTGCCCATGGCGCCGCCCAGATCTGGGATGTGACGCAAGGCGATGGTTCCACCGTTACCGGCGGCAGCGGCACTTGGCTGAACGGCGGTCCCAACTGGAACAACGGCACCACGGACTCGACCTGGGCGACGGGAGACACCGCCACCTTCCAAGCGGCGAACGATCTTGGAACTTACGCCGTCACGGTGGGGGACCCGATCACGACGGGCCAGTCCGTGACCTCGCTCACCTTCAACAACTCCGGCTACACCCTGCGGGCCGCTGCGGCCCAGACCATCTCGCTGGGTACCGGCACCACCGACTGCTCCATCCGGGTCGCTCCCGGGAAGACCGCCACCATCGGTGACAATCTAACCGTCAAGAAGGGCGGCACTCCGGGGCTCCTCGGCTTGTTCGGTGGTGGAACGCTCAACGTCGGTTCAGGCACCGCCAACGGCGGAGCCGTGCTGCAGAACCCGGGCACCGGTATCAGCTTCGAAATGCGGAACGGCACCACGCTGGACGTCAAAACCGGTGGAACTCTGCTGTGCGCGCGGAGTGGCGTCGTCGGCTCCACCGTGGTGGATACCAACACGCACCGGCTGAAAATTTCCGGTGGCACGGTCACGATGGCCAATGGCGGCGTGGCTGCATGCACCCTGGTGCTCGGCAATAACACCAGCGGCCAGACCTCCACCTCCGTTCTCGATATGACGGCCGGAGAACTCAACAACCAGACCGTTGACGGCAGCCTGCGCTTCGGTCCGGTCACCGCGGGGAATAGCACCGTTTGCAATGCCACCGCGAACTTGGACGGAGGCACCATGACCGTCGCCCGCATCTTCCAAGGTGCGCAGACCGGCACCGGTGTGACCAACTCCACGTTCAATTTCAACGGTGGCACAGTGAAAGTGCTACCCGGCACCACGACGGCGGCCACCTTCATGTCGGGCTTGGATTTTGCCTATGTGAAATCCGGCGGGGCCATCATCAATACCGACGGAGTCACCGGCAACAATGGCAACGTGGTCATTGCCCAGCCCCTGCTGGATGGCGGTGGCGGCGGCGGACTCACCAAGGAAGGAACCGGCACGCTCACACTCACCGGCGCTAGCACCTATACCGGCGCGACCACGATCAATGGTGGAAAGCTCGCCATCGTCGCTCCGAACTCCATCAGCGCGACGACGGTCAACAATAACGCGCGCCTCAAGATCAACTCATCCGGGGCCACTCCGGCAAACGTCCCCGCCGTTTCGCTCAATGCGGGAAGTGGCCTTGAGTTCGACTTTGGATCCTACAACGCGGCCAACCAGCCCGCGCTCGCTGTTGGCACCCTCAATGCGAACGCGAACTATACCATCGACCTCACCGGTATCAATATCCCGGGTGGATCGACGACCATCACCCTTCTCAACTACACCACGAAGAACGGCACCGGAACCCCTGTCGCTGGCAATCTTCCGCTGGGACTCACGCTGACGGGACCGCCGGTCGATACCGGAACCTCCATCCAAATCACCGTGGCCACCGGTTCGGCCGTGGCATTCACCTACTCGAAAGGTGACGGCACCTGGGACACCTCCTCGCTCAATTGGAACGCCAACGCTGCCGCCTATGCCGAGCCAGCCGTGGTGACATTCCCCAATATTACGGATGCGGTCGATGGCATCAATACCGTCACCCTCGACTCCAATCGCTCGCCATTCTCGATCGATATCACCAACACCGGTGACTACGACACCACCGCCTATACCTTCACTGGTGCCGGCGGGATCACCGGTACCACCGGCATCACCAAAACCGGCTCGGGACTCGCGAGATTCGCCACCCCCAACAGTTCGTATTCCGGCAACGTCACCATCAACGCCGGAGCGGTGATCAAGGAAGCTGCGGACAATACCACCGGCAATATCACGGTCGCGACCGACGCCACCTTTGCCCTTGCCGGCAACATCACCGACGGCAGTGGCCAGACCATCACCATCGCCGGACCCGGACAGGTCAACCAGAACTACTTCTACACCGGTGCCGCCAACCAGCGTGGCGCGTTCCAAGCGCAGGGGGGCAACGTCACCTGGGCTGGCAATATCGCCCTGTCCGGAACCACCGGCACCGGCGGAACCACCCGGATCGGCGTGCAGAACGGCTCCACCCTCACTCTAACCGGAACGATCTCCGAGGCGCTCGCAGGAATAAGTCCTTATTTCCGCGCCGGAGACAGCGCCTTGGACACCATCACCATCGCGGGCACCTGCTTGTGGACCGGACCCACCCGTCTCTACTCGAACGGTGGAGCCATCATGATTTCCGGCAATGACAGGTTCCCGACCTCCGTCGATCTGATCGTCGGGAATACCGCCGGAGCCACCGGCTCGCCGACCTTCGATCTCGCGGGATTCAACCAAACCGTGGCGGCACTCGGAGGAGCCGCCAATGCCAACGGACTCAACCCGCCCATCGTTAAAAATTCCGGGCTCACTCTTTCGACCCTGACGCTCAACCCGACGACGGCCGGCAGCTTTCCCGGCGTCATTCAGGACAATGTCAAACTCGTTGTCGGAGGGACCGCTACCCAGACCCTCACCGGTGACAATACCTACACTGCCGATACCACCATCAATGCGGGGGGGCATCTCACCATCGGCACGACCGGTGAACTGCTGTGCTATCCGACGACCAACGGTCTCACCAATTCGGTGGGCGGCAGCGGAACCCTTCAATATGACGGCACGCTCCGGATCGACATCTTCGGTGCCAACGCGACCCCCGGCAATTCATGGACGCTGGTGAATACCGCCGGTCTGACGGTGACCTACGGAAGCACCTTCGCGGTGACTAGCTATGCCGGAGACTTTGCCGAGACGGAGGTGAACTCCGGAATCTGGAGATTGGTGGATGGCGGGATCGCATGGACGTTCACCGAATCGACCGGAAAGCTCTCGGTTGCCACCTATGTTGCAGCTCCGTTCGACAATTGGATCGGCAACTATTTCCCAGGCGAAACCGATCCTGCCATCGTCGGCAAGGACGCGGATCCCGATCACGATGGGATCAGCAACTTCGCCGAGTTCGCGATGAACGGTGCGCCTGACAACATCGCGGATAGCGGCTATCATGTGATGGCTCTCCAGGACACCAATGCGAACGCGCAAAAGGAGCTGACGATCACGCTCGCGGTTCGCAAGGCCGGCGGTTCACCCGTCTTCACGGGCTCGCCGCTGTCAGCCATCTCGGATGGCGTAAAATACACGATCGAAGGCTCGCTCGATCTGGTGTTCCCCACCAGTGCAGTCAGCGAAGCTTCGCCTGCCACCGGTCCCGGTGGACTCCCCGCGGAATATGAATATCGGCGCTTCCGGCTCAATGCCTCCGAAGGTCTCCCCGCCAAGGGATTCCTGCGGGTGAAGACCGAACCCAATCCGTGACTTCAATCCGCTGAGATGCCGGCGGTTTTCATGGCGAAGTTGCGGTTGAATCCGGTATGGGTTTCGCTGCACTCGGCCAAGGAAATCGCCGGTGTCTCCCTCGGGCGGATGACAATTTTGCAATGGAGCCGGGACTTTCTCCGACTTAACCTCAATACACCTTGAATCGATTTTTTCCCGTTTTTGCCGCGCTGGTGCTTCCCGTTTTTGCCGAGCCTGCTTCCTATGATGTGGTCGTATATGGAGGCACTTCGGGCGGGGTGATTGCGGCGGTGCAGGTGGCGAAGTCGGGGCGATCGGTGGTGCTGGTTTCGCCGACGGTGCATCTCGGCGGTCTCACGACGAGCGGGCTTGGGTGGACGGACCTTGGCAAGAGCTCGATTCTTGGGGGATTGAGCCGTGAGTTCTACCACCGGGTCTATCAGCGCTATCAGGATGCCGGTGCGTGGAATTGGCAGAGCCGCGCGAGCTTCGGGAATTCGGGGCAGGGCGGGCCGGCATTCAATGACACGACGCAGGTGGCCTCGGTGTTCGAACCGAAGGTGGCGGAGGCCGTCTTTGGCTCGATGATCGCGGAGGAGCACGTGCCGGTGATCACGGGGCGGCTGAAGCTTGATGGCGGCGTGGTGATGAGTGGCGGCAAGATCAACCGGCTGAAGCTGGAGGACGGCCGCGAATTCGCAGGGAAGATGTTCATCGATGCGAGCTATGAGGGCGACCTGCTGCCGGGTGCGGGAGTGAGCTTCACCGTGGGCCGCGAGGCGAATGCGGCGAATGGAGAGAACTACAATGGAATCCAGTCCGATCGGGCGACGAAGAACCAGCTGCGTGCCGGCATCGATCCGTATGTGACGCCGGGCAATGCGGCGAGCGGTCTGCTGCCGGGTGTGAATGCGGATGCGGGCGGCAGCGATGGGAGTGCGGACGACCGGCTTCAGGCGTATTGTTTCCGGATGGTGCTGACGGACGTGGCGGCGAACCGCGTGATGGTGGCCAAGCCGCCGGGATACAACGAGGCCGACTACGAACTGCTTTTCCGCTCGATCGATGCGGGGCAGACGGGAGGCTTCTTCAAGCTCGACCTGATGCCGAACCGCAAGACGGACTCTAACAACACCGGCGGCATCTCGACGGATTTCATCGGGAAGAACTACGGGCCGGGCTGGAATTGGGCGACGCTCAATCACGACCAGCGGCAGGCGCTGGCGAAGGAGCATGAGAACTGGCAGCGCGGTCTGATCTGGGCGCTGCAGAATAGCCCGCGCGTGCCGGCTTCGATCCGCGACGCGTATGCCAAGTGGGGTTTGCCCGCGGATGAATTCACGGACAATGGGAACTGGCCGTGGCAGCTCTATGTGCGCGAGGCGCGGCGGATGGTATCCGACTATGTGATGAGGCAGGCGCACTGCAGCGGGGCGTTGGTGGCCCCCGACTCGATCGGGCTTGCGGCTTACAACATGGATTCGCATCACGCGCAGCGCCATGTGAAGAACGGGCAGGTGGTAAACGAAGGGGATGTGCAGATGCCGGTGGGGACTCCCTATCCGGTATCGTATCGCTCGATCGTGCCGAAGGCGGGCGAGTGCGCGAACCTGCTGGTGCCGTGGAGTCTTTCAGCCACTCACATGGCCTTCGGGTCGATCCGGATGGAGCCGGTGTTCATGATTCTCTCGCAGTCGGCGGCGATCGCGGCGGATCTGGCAATCGATGGGAACCTTCCGGTGCAGCAGGTTCCCTACTCGAAGCTCCGCCCGGCATTGCTGGCGGCCAGCCAGGCACTCGGGGAGGCGGCGATGCCCGCGCCGATGTCGGTGGTGGATAACAGCGATGTCGCGCTCGTCGCGGTGACCGGTGCCTGGACTTCCGGGACCTCGACTACGGGTTTCGTGGGGTCGGACTATGTGCACGACGGCAATGCGGACCAAGGGAGCAAACAGGTCGCTTATTCCGTGCCGGCCGGGACGACGGGGATGCAGCGCGTCTTCATGCGCTGGACCTCTCATGCGAACCGCGCGACGAACGTGCCGGTAGAGATCGTCCGTGCCGGAGGAAGTACGACGATCACCGTAAATCAGCGGAACGACGGCGGGAAATGGAACCTGCTCGGCTCCTTCAACGGGGTGGAAAAGGTGATCGTGAAAAATGCGGGGGCGAATGGCTATGTTGTCGCCGATGCGGTGGGGTTTTCCCCTGCCTCGGAAAGCGATGACAGCGACTTGCGGAAGCTGGAGCCGGGTCAGACGGAACCAACGGCATTGGTCGCGGCGCTTGCGGCGGGGCAGCCGCGGAAGGTGGTGGTCTATGGGACCAGCCTGACGGCGAATGGCGCGTGGGTGAGCCAGATGAGCCAGTGGCTATCGGCGAAGTATCCAAACTTGCTGACGATGATTAACAGCGGGATGAGCGGAAAGAACTCGGCGGAGGGCCTGGCGCAGCTCCAGACGAAGGTGCTGGCTCATCATCCGGACACGGTCTTCATCGAATTTGCGATGAACGACGCGTTTCTCTACAGCGATGGGACGCCGCAGCTCAGCGTGGATCAGGCGCGAGCGAACCTGAATGCGATGATCGATGCGATCCTGGCGCAGAATCCGAAGTCCGAGATCATCCTGCAGACGATGAACACGGTGTGGAACTCACCGACCGGCAGCAATGCGTCCGCGACGCTGCGCCCGAATCTCGCCGCCTACTACGAGATGTATCGTAGCGTCGCCGCCACGCGCGGATTGATGCTGATCGATCATCAGCCGGCCTGGGCGGCGCTGCAGCAGGGCGACCTTGCCACTTTCCAGTCGTGGGTCCCGGACGGGGTTCATCCGGTAGCGGCAGGATTGAGCAAGGTCGTCCTGCCGCTGCTGAAGTGGAAGCTGACGGGGGGGAGGATGTAGAAGTTTGCTAGTGTTCAGTGGGAAGTTTTCAGGCACGAGAAAAGTGCCGAGTGATCAGTGATCAGTGATCAGTGGT
It contains:
- a CDS encoding FAD-dependent oxidoreductase; translation: MNRFFPVFAALVLPVFAEPASYDVVVYGGTSGGVIAAVQVAKSGRSVVLVSPTVHLGGLTTSGLGWTDLGKSSILGGLSREFYHRVYQRYQDAGAWNWQSRASFGNSGQGGPAFNDTTQVASVFEPKVAEAVFGSMIAEEHVPVITGRLKLDGGVVMSGGKINRLKLEDGREFAGKMFIDASYEGDLLPGAGVSFTVGREANAANGENYNGIQSDRATKNQLRAGIDPYVTPGNAASGLLPGVNADAGGSDGSADDRLQAYCFRMVLTDVAANRVMVAKPPGYNEADYELLFRSIDAGQTGGFFKLDLMPNRKTDSNNTGGISTDFIGKNYGPGWNWATLNHDQRQALAKEHENWQRGLIWALQNSPRVPASIRDAYAKWGLPADEFTDNGNWPWQLYVREARRMVSDYVMRQAHCSGALVAPDSIGLAAYNMDSHHAQRHVKNGQVVNEGDVQMPVGTPYPVSYRSIVPKAGECANLLVPWSLSATHMAFGSIRMEPVFMILSQSAAIAADLAIDGNLPVQQVPYSKLRPALLAASQALGEAAMPAPMSVVDNSDVALVAVTGAWTSGTSTTGFVGSDYVHDGNADQGSKQVAYSVPAGTTGMQRVFMRWTSHANRATNVPVEIVRAGGSTTITVNQRNDGGKWNLLGSFNGVEKVIVKNAGANGYVVADAVGFSPASESDDSDLRKLEPGQTEPTALVAALAAGQPRKVVVYGTSLTANGAWVSQMSQWLSAKYPNLLTMINSGMSGKNSAEGLAQLQTKVLAHHPDTVFIEFAMNDAFLYSDGTPQLSVDQARANLNAMIDAILAQNPKSEIILQTMNTVWNSPTGSNASATLRPNLAAYYEMYRSVAATRGLMLIDHQPAWAALQQGDLATFQSWVPDGVHPVAAGLSKVVLPLLKWKLTGGRM
- a CDS encoding sigma-70 family RNA polymerase sigma factor, giving the protein MHEDPLTPEEAHTAKVQGLFLQYQPAVRGYILAMIPDFSAADDVMQETFLTVTRKASSFEIGTSFPAWVKTIARFKALEAIRARRFESLSEEVLQALGAEPRELRGDADDRLALLRGCLDQLAPQARRSIDYRYQNDHLPPQIADLMGCTVQSVNVTLSRARTFLRDCVQRKMAPTPS
- a CDS encoding beta strand repeat-containing protein — protein: MRPKTTPLLALFVLTASAHGAAQIWDVTQGDGSTVTGGSGTWLNGGPNWNNGTTDSTWATGDTATFQAANDLGTYAVTVGDPITTGQSVTSLTFNNSGYTLRAAAAQTISLGTGTTDCSIRVAPGKTATIGDNLTVKKGGTPGLLGLFGGGTLNVGSGTANGGAVLQNPGTGISFEMRNGTTLDVKTGGTLLCARSGVVGSTVVDTNTHRLKISGGTVTMANGGVAACTLVLGNNTSGQTSTSVLDMTAGELNNQTVDGSLRFGPVTAGNSTVCNATANLDGGTMTVARIFQGAQTGTGVTNSTFNFNGGTVKVLPGTTTAATFMSGLDFAYVKSGGAIINTDGVTGNNGNVVIAQPLLDGGGGGGLTKEGTGTLTLTGASTYTGATTINGGKLAIVAPNSISATTVNNNARLKINSSGATPANVPAVSLNAGSGLEFDFGSYNAANQPALAVGTLNANANYTIDLTGINIPGGSTTITLLNYTTKNGTGTPVAGNLPLGLTLTGPPVDTGTSIQITVATGSAVAFTYSKGDGTWDTSSLNWNANAAAYAEPAVVTFPNITDAVDGINTVTLDSNRSPFSIDITNTGDYDTTAYTFTGAGGITGTTGITKTGSGLARFATPNSSYSGNVTINAGAVIKEAADNTTGNITVATDATFALAGNITDGSGQTITIAGPGQVNQNYFYTGAANQRGAFQAQGGNVTWAGNIALSGTTGTGGTTRIGVQNGSTLTLTGTISEALAGISPYFRAGDSALDTITIAGTCLWTGPTRLYSNGGAIMISGNDRFPTSVDLIVGNTAGATGSPTFDLAGFNQTVAALGGAANANGLNPPIVKNSGLTLSTLTLNPTTAGSFPGVIQDNVKLVVGGTATQTLTGDNTYTADTTINAGGHLTIGTTGELLCYPTTNGLTNSVGGSGTLQYDGTLRIDIFGANATPGNSWTLVNTAGLTVTYGSTFAVTSYAGDFAETEVNSGIWRLVDGGIAWTFTESTGKLSVATYVAAPFDNWIGNYFPGETDPAIVGKDADPDHDGISNFAEFAMNGAPDNIADSGYHVMALQDTNANAQKELTITLAVRKAGGSPVFTGSPLSAISDGVKYTIEGSLDLVFPTSAVSEASPATGPGGLPAEYEYRRFRLNASEGLPAKGFLRVKTEPNP
- a CDS encoding FAD-dependent oxidoreductase, which translates into the protein MQLVSPIRSAIFLVLSLCAASVSAHPEDFDVVVYGGTSGGITAAVAAAKMGKKVALVSPTVQLGGLTTSGLGWTDLGRNQGTKIVGGLSKDFYHRVYLHYAAQPNWNTVKSMAGQHTSGFDQTNQLGYIFEPKVATKIYDEMLGETTVEVFTGLLDLDDGVAMTGQRITSIKLEDGRVFVAKMFIDASYEGDVMAGAGVSFTVGREASSVYGESINGVQNPVTNEVVAGVDPYKVKGNPASGLLPGINASVAPNGTGDGALQAFCYRLCLTNNAANRVMVAKPAGYKDEDFELVLRAVEAGQTQFLKMDAMPNAKTDSNNKGGVSLDYIGRNWGLGWDWSTLNHQQRAALAAEHAYWHLGLLWTIQNHPRVLAKVGASGLYSGWGLPLDEFTDTGHFPPQLYVREARRMVSDYVMTTKNCAGTIVAPDSVGMGAYTMDSHHIQRFNDNGSVKNEGGVGEEVPAPYPISYRSLIPKVGQCENLLVPWCLSASHAAFASARMEPVFMAMGESSAVAAALAINDGTSVQQVPYAKLASVLRVKGQVLTQSAASGIVVDSEDATGVTITGAWTASTGTAGFNGASYLHDGNEGQGQKSVRFTPVIPTTGNYRVSLRWSAHANRATNVPITITRAGGTSSATVNQQQNGGTWFDLGVFNFTAGTTGNLLLTNTGTNGYVVADAAMWTPVGALTTVQIFSPVPGTTRGDSVPGSVVFSRDGDIASALQVFYQMSGSAGASGFSPQPTGAVVIPAGRREFELPLAAVSSAIPQGEKTLVLQLSPSAAYSLAGTTSVTITVRDTAFDSWRFDHFNPTQLGNPAISGPFADPDGSGVVNLLRFFSGTGKMPRTSLLAQGDLLYFQFDRARAAAGLEYVVEESSDMSHWSESPRLPLHAPVEDHGQIQQIRIPVRSSTPLADGTRFFRLNVTP